The Candidatus Eisenbacteria bacterium genomic interval AACTCTCTTCACCTATGTTGAGAAGGCCGATTCTCGGTTCAGGTCTGTCCAAAATGAACTTCGCATATGTCCTGCCCATTACCGCAAACTGAAGGAGATGGGCGGGCTTGCAGTCTGAATTCGCACCAACGTCGAGAACGATGCACCCTCCCATTTTGTTTGGGAAAAAAGCCGCTATTGCCGGCCTCAAGGCATTCTCGAGTCTCCCAAGACAAAGCAAGGTCGTTGCCACAACCGCGCCAGTGTTTCCCGCGCTAACGAGCGCATCAAGCTCCCCTTCTTTCTGCATGTTTGCGCCAACTACAATTGAAGAAGCCTTCTTTGTCTTGAATGCGGCAATAGCAGACTCACCCATTTCAATCTGTTCCGGCGCATGAATGATCCTGAAGCGGTTCGGCTTCTCCCCGAACGATGCGATCTCCTTCTCTATGAGATTCTTGTCGCCAAGAAGGACGGACTCGAACCTTCCGTTCCCCTGTGCCAGAGCCTGGATGACGCCCTGGACTACCACACGAGGACCACTATCGCCCCCCATGGCATCGACTCCAATCCTGGGTATGCTTATCTCACTCTGATCAGGATCCATAGCTCGAAAGCCCTCTTGCTAAATCCGATTGGATTCCGGCGCATTTCCCGGGCTGCATCCGCGTTAGACTATCGCCCGGAGTCAGGTCTCTTTTCCGAAAACCACAACTTCATCATTATAGTAGCCGCAGTTCGGGCAGACCCTGTGAGGAAGCTTTGGCTGTCCGCAGTGTGAACAGGCTGAAAGCGTCGGAGGGGTAAGTTTCCAGTGAGTTCTTCTCTTATCTCTTCTCGTCTTGGAATGTCTTCTCTTAGGAAGCGCCATCCAGTTCTCCTCCTTCTCTACGCAGAAACTTTTCTAACGGTCTCCATCTTTCATCAGTCTCAGGCTTTGCACATCTGCAAGGTTCGTTGTTCAAATCAGCGCCACACTTCGGGCATATTCCCCTGCAATCCGGTCTGCAGAGCCTCTTGATCGGCAGCGAAAGCAATATGCTCTCCCGTATCTGATCGCCGATATCTATAGTCTTCCCATCATGAAAAGCAGTATACCTGTCGGGCTGCGCTTCATCAAGCTCAAGGCCGGAAACCGATGGTTTCTTGACCAGGCCGAAGATATGGAGAGCCACACTGAGGGGCCTTCTCAGCTCCGCGAGGCACCGTGAGCACTCATCAAGCAGCTCGCCTGATATAGTACCATCAATTACCACTTCCTCACCAGTCTTGACAAGGGAAACTTTAAGTCTCAGAGGTCCGGCGAAATTGGCAATCGAATGCTCTATGCCAAGGCCTGCTTGACTGTCCTCAATCTCCAGCGTGTTCAACCCTTCGTGCAGGTCTGCAATATGGATAGTCACCGGGCGGCCCTCATTGTTCCAGGGCTGAGCTTGATGACGCCGTCGGGGACCAGTACTTCCCTTCAAACTCACCCTCCAGGTACTTGTCTATGGCCCGCGCGGCTTTTCTTGCAGCCCCCATGGCCAGGATAACGGTGGCGCCGCCGGTTACAATGTCTCCACCGGCAAAAACGCCCTTCTTTGTTGTCTCACCTGTGGCGGGGTCAGCAACAATGCAGCCCTTCTTGTTCACCTCAAGTTTCTCAGTGGTCGATGGAACAAGCGGGTTCGGCCCCTGGCCTACAGCCACTACCACTGTCTGAACGTCAAACTCGGTCTCAGATCCCTTCACGGGGACAGGTCTTCTTCTTCCGCTGTCGTCCGGCTCGCCAAGTTCCATCCTGATGAGGCGGAGCGCGCGCACCCACCCGTCCGGGGTTCCAAGCACGTCAACGGGTGCGGCAAGGAAATGAAATTGTACACCCTCTTCCTGGGCATTCTCAACCTCTTCTTTTCTCGCGGGGGCCTCTTCTCTGGACCTTCTGTAAATGATATGGGATTCGGCTCCCAGCCGGAGAGCACACCTGGCGGCATCCATGGCAGTATTGCCCGCGCCGATAACCGCAACCTTCTTCCCGACCACTACCGGCGTATCGTAGTCCGGGAAGAGGTACGCCTTCATCAAGTTCACCCGCGTAAGGAACTCGTTGGCAGAGTAGACGCCGTTCAGATTCTCTCCCGGGACACCCATGAAATAAGGGAGCCCGGCACCTGTCCCGACGAAGACAGCATCAAAACCGTCCATCAGGAACTCATCCAGGAGTCTCAGTCTTCCCACCACAAAGCTCTTCTCAATCTTGACGCCGAGCTTTCTCAAATAGTCCACCTCGGCCTCAAGAACTGCCTTTGGCAGCCTGAACTCGGGAATTCCATACCTCAGTACCCCGCCTATACTATGGAGTGCTTCGAAGATGGTCACATCATGCCCCATCTTGGCAAGGTCACTGGCAATTGTAAGGCCTGCAGGACCCGAGCCCACCACAGCAACTCTCTTTCCGCTCGGAGCAGGCAACTTCGGAACTTCCACATTTCCGATTCTTCTCTCGTAATCAGCCGCAAACCTTTCCAGCCTCCCGATGGCTATCGGATCGCCTTTTCTTCCGACTAAGCAGACTTTCTCACATTGGTCCTCCTGCGGGCATACCCTTCCACAAATCGCGGGAAGGCTGTTCTTCTCTTTGAGCTTCCTGGCTGATCCGAGAAAGTCTCTCTGCTGTATGAGCCGTATGAAACCGGGAATGTCGATCTCAACGGGACAGCCATCAATGCAAAGCGGCTTCTTACAGTCTATACACCTCACCGCTTCGACCACCGCCTCTTCATCAGTGTAACCGAGAGCGACTTCCTTGAAATTCTTCGACCTGAGCAAGGGGTCCTGCCTCGACATCTTCTGTCTCTCAAGAATAAGTTTCTTCTTGGGCTTGTCGGAGTTCATCTAGCTGTGAACCGCCTGTTTCTTCGTAAACTCTTCAAGAGAACGTTTCTCATCTGCAAGGTACATTTTGAGCCGTCCGATCATGAGGTCGAAATCAACCTCATGGGCGTCGAAATCCGGGCCGTCCACACAGGCAAACTTGGTTTTACCGCCAACGCTCACCCTGCAGGCCCCGCACATGCCGGTCCCATCCACCATGATTGAGTTGAGGCTGACCAGCGTCTTTATGCCGTACGGCCTTGTGACCTCAGCCACAGCCTTCATCATGACTACAGGTCCGACTGCCATCACGAGGGAAATTGGCTTCCCCCGGTCGATTATCTTTCTGAGTTCATCTATCACGAGTCCCTTAACGCCGTACGAACCGTCATCAGTCGTTATCAAGAGCTCATCACTTGCAGCTCTCATCTCATCTTCCAGGATGAGCAGGGACTTCGTCCTTGCTCCAATGATCGAGATGCAGTAGTTGCCCGCCTCCTTGAAAGCCCTGGCAACAGGATATTCCTCCGCTATCCCTATCCCTCCGCCGATGCAGACCACAGTTCCGTATTTCTTTATCTCGGAAGGCTTCCCGAGCGGCCCGACAACGTCGGCAAGCGAATCTCCCTTCGAGAGCGTCCCAAGGTGCACCGTGGTCTTCCCCACTTTCTGAAAGATCAGGGTCAGAAGCCCGTCACGAGCGTCAACGATCGTGAGAGGGATTCTCTCTCCCTTCTCGTCAATTCTGATGAGAACGAACTGTCCCGGAAGCGCCTTCGATGCAATCAGCCCTGCCGTCACCTTGATGAGGCAGATTGTCTCATGCAGGTCTTTTTTCTCAACTATCTCAAACAAGTTTCAACCCTCCCGGAGAAGAACTCAATCTCTTCGCTTGCCGTACCGCTCGAATCAGATGCATGGACCGAGTTTCTCTGCTTGTCGACTCCAAACCTCTCCCTGATTGTTCCCGGAGATGCCTGGCTGGGATCCGTCGAACCCACGAGCTTTCTCAATTTCTCCACCGCCCCGTTTCCCTCCAGCACGCAGACAACACACGGCCCGCTTGACATATACTTCACAAGACTATCGATGAACGGTTTTCCCTCATGCACCTTGTAGAACCTTCTCGCATCCGGCTCACTGAGCCTCAGCATTGACATGCTCAGAATGGAGAAACCGCCGCTTTCCACAGAGGAGAGAATCTGACCGATAAGGTTCCTCTCGACTGCGTCAGGTTTGATTATGAGGAGTGTCCTCTCAACCCCCACAGACTTCCCTTCCAAGCTCAGATCCAAGCTCCAGCGCGCGCCTGTTGAGATCGAGGCTCTTCTTTGGAACGCGCCCCTCAACGGCCTTGAGAAGAGCATCTCTTGATACAATTCCGGTGACTTCTCTCAACACCCCAAGGGAAACGACATTCGTTGCAACTTCGGTCCCAAGCCTTTCTCTCGTAAGTCTCTTGAGAGGTATCTTCACTATTCTTTGGGTTGCCTCGGGAAATTCCTTTATTGTCGTTGTGTCAGCGATAACAGTCCCGTTCTTCTTCACACGCGGCAAATAGCTCTTTAGCGACTCTGGCGTTAGGCAGAGAAGGAAGTCCAGGAATGTGACTTTCGGCGTGTCGATTTCCTCAGACGAGATTATCACGTCCGATGCGCTCTTCCCGCCCCTTGCCTCAGGCCCGTAATTCTCAGTCTGGGCAACCATTTTGCCGTCGAAGACGAACGCCGCCTCGGCCAGGATGACCCCTGCCAATATAAGTCCCTGGCCGCCCTCACCGCTCAATCTGACAGCCACCTCTGAACCTGCGGGCAGAGAACCAGAATTCCTGCCCGGGTGAGAATCTATTCCTGTCTGCTTAGGATTCACTTTTTGCCCCTCCGGTCTTTCCCCCGAGTCTCTCAATGAGTTTGTCGTACTCATCCACGTATTCCGGCGCATCCTTTTGGAAAAGAACGCCGGTGGAAAACTTGCTGTTCTTCTCTTCCGGTGGAAGCTTCTGCCAGCTCTGAATGGGAACTGCATGCTCTTTCTGCCACCGGAGCATATCAATCTGAGACTTGAAATCGTTGTATCTTCCGTACACGGTGTAGCAGTTGGATACGGCCTCTATGAGAGAGAATCCTCGCTTCTTGATTCCTCCTGCAATCAATGTCTCCAGTCTTCTCGCATTGTAGACAGCTTCTCTCGCCACGTAAGTTGCGCCGGATGCCCTTGCAAGGTCGCAGATATCAAAAGGTGGCTCAATGTTTCCGTGACGGGCAGTGCTTCCGGAAGAACCCTGCGGCGTCGTAGGAGAGTACTGTCCTCCGGTCATACCGTATGTCTCATTATTCACAACAATCGCCGTCAAATCTATGTTTCTTCTGGCTGCGTGAATGAAATGGTTTCCACCGATGGCGATGGCATCCCCGTCACCCATGATTACGACGACGGTAAGCTCGGGCTTTGCGAACTTTATTCCTGTGGCAAATGCAATCGCTCTTCCGTGCGTGGTATGAAGTCCGCAGAAGTCAAGATAGACCGGCATTCTTGACGTGCAGCCGATTCCGGAGACGACGACGATCTTGTTTCTGTCTATTCCAAGACTGTTCACCGCTCTCAGAAAGGCTCCCATGACTATCCCCACACCGCACCCAGCGCACCACACGCTGGGAAATCTCTTGTGAGGCCTTAGGTAACCTGTCACAACTTTTGTAACCGGGGCTACTGGCATATTTAACCTTTCGTTATCGCCTCCAGAATCTCTTCCGGATCGAAAAGTTCACCGTCGACTTTGGAAAGTCTGGTCACCTTTGTCTTTCCCGCTACTGCCCTCTCAACCTCTCTTACAGCTTGTCCCATGTTGAGCTCGGGCACAAGTATCTCTCTCACGTGCGAACCGAGGTTCCTGAGCTCATGTTCAGGGAAAGGCCAGACAAGTCTCGGCCTCAAGAGGCCGGCCTTTATCCCCTTTTGCCTCGCAAGTGTGACCGCTCTCTTTGCCACTCTTGCGCTGCAGCCATATGCAAAGACGACGAAATCCGCATCATCCATAAGGAAACTGTAGGAAGACGCGTACTTCTTCGAGACCATGTCCATTTTCGAGACAAGCGCTCTTATGTTGGCATCAATCTCGTTAGGTTTGAGGGTTGAGAATCCCCTCTCGTCATGAGTGAGTCCAGTAATGTGGTATCTGTAGCCTTCTCCGAAGTTCGCAAGCGGTGTTATCTCGCCGGGTCTTCTCCTGAACGGGATATAGTCTTCGGGTTTCTCTTTTGGTTTCATCCGCTCGACAACGTGCAGATTGTCAAACAACGACAGGTCAACCCCTTCTCTCACGTGCCCTATGACTTCATCAAGGAGGACAACTGTCGGCATCCTGAACTCTTCAGAGATATTGAAAGCGGTTACCATGAGCTCCACGGTTTCCGCCGCAGACCACGGCGCTACGGCCGCAATCGGATGATCGCCATGGCTTCCCCACATGACCTGCATGAAATCGCCCTGAGAAGGAAGGGTCGGAAGTCCCGTTGACGGCCCGCCCCGCTGGACATCGATGAAAACGCAAGGAATCTCCGCCATCCCTGCGTACCCTATGGTCTCCTGCATCAGTGAGAAGCCCGGGCCGCTCGTCGCGGTCATGGCCTTCGCACCGGCAATGGAGGCCCCAATGATGGCGGAGGCCGAGGCAATCTCATCCTCCATCTGAATGAACTTCCCTCCTAGTCTGGGCAGCACGCCCGAAACATACTCTGCGATTTCAGACGATGGAGTGATCGGATAGCCGGCAAAGAAGGTGAGACCCGCCCTCACCGCCCCCTCAACACAGGCTTCGTTTCCCTGGATTAGTTTTGGTTTCATTTTCAGTCCGCCACCTTTTCTACTGTTATTGCAAAGTCAGGACACCTGAGCTCGCAGAGTTTACAGTCGTTGCATTTCGAAATCGCAACCACGACCGGGAAACCATCGTCTCGCGGCTCGAGCACTTTTGTCGGACAGAACTCTATGCATATCCCGCAGCTCTTGCAGCATGTTTCCGAGATTCTTATTGTTATCTTCCCGTTTTCAAAGACAAGGAATCCACCCTCTTCTTTTGCGTGGGTGTCTTCATCGTGGTGTTCCATGCTCTCTCTACGGAGAGACCCCGCCTTTTCTACGTCCTCTTTCTCCATCGCTATTTCCTTCCACCCTTTCTGGAAAGTGCCTCTTTCACAAGCGGGTTTATCTCTGAAGGAGTCTCTGCCACTCTGCATCCCGCAGCCCTCAGAGCTTCAAGCTTCTCTTTGGCAGTTCCCGACCCTCCGGAGACTATTGCCCCCGCATGCCCCATTCTTTTTCCAGGCGGAGCAGTCTTACCTGCGACAAACCCGACGACCGGCTTTGACAGCTTTTCCTTGATGAACCTGGCTGCATCTTCTTCGTCGGAGCCGCCAATCTCACCGATCAGAACTATGGCCTTGGTCTCGTCATCTTTCTCAAACAGGGTCAGCACATCCACAAAATTCGTCCCTGGGACAGGGTCCCCGCCGATTCCCACACAAGTCGTCTGTCCGATTCCTGCCCGGGTGAGATTGCTCACTACTTCATACGTCAGAGTTCCGCTTCGGGAGACTACGCCTACCGGCCCCGGGGAGTGGATCTCGCCGGGCATGATTCCGACTTTGCACTTCCCGGGAGAAATTATTCCCGGGCAGTTGGGTCCTATCAACCGTATGCCGCGCTCGCTCATGTACTCCGCCGCCTTCACCATTTCAAGCGTTGGGACTCCCTCCGTGATGCATACTATAAGCTCAATCCCGGCGCCGCACGCCTCATAGATGGCATCGGGCGCAAAAGAAGCCGGGACATAGACGCAAGATGTGTTGGCTCCCGTTTTCCTTACTGCTTCCACCACAGAGTCGAAAACCGGGATGTCCTGAACCGATGTCCCGCCTTTCCCCGGCGTGACTCCGGCAACCACTTTCGTTCCGTACTCCTTCATCTTTAACGCATGAAAAGAACCGTCTCTTCCTGTTATTCCTTGCACAACGAGTTTCGTGTTGTTTCCGACGAGTATGCTCAAGAGGCCACCCCCCTTGCTTTCGCCACCACGTCCTTCACTCCTTCATCCATAATCGTTGTTGACCGAAGCCCCTTTTCCGAGAGAATCTTCCGCGCCGCGTCCTCGTTGGTCCCGGTCAGCCTTATCACGATCGGGATATCAGTCTTCACCGTCTTGAGCGATTCCACGAGCCCCAGGGCAACATCATCGCACCTCGTAATGCCTCCAAAGATGTTGAAGAAGATTGCCTTCACGTTCTTGTCCGAAAGTAGAATTCCCATCGCCGCTTTTACCTTGTCAGGGTTGGAGCTTCCGCCGATATCAAGGAAGTTCGCGGGCTCCGCACCGAAGTGCTTTATGAGGTCCATGGTAGCCATTGCGAGTCCGGCTCCATTTACAACACAGCCCACGTTTCCGTCAAGCTTGACATAGCTCAAACCCTTCTCCCTGGCAACGGCCTCGTTTTTGTCTTCGCCGTCCTTGTCCCTCAGGAGCTCAAGCTCGCCATGCTTGAAGAGCGCGTTGTCGTCAAGATTCACCTTGGCATCAAGTGCGATCACGTCGCCGCTCTTTGTGAGCACAAGAGGATTTATCTCCGCAAGAGATGCGTCACATTCAAGGAATAGTCTCCAGAGCTTTGGGACGACAGAGGCTATCTTCAGAGCCACACTCTTGTCCTTCTCAATTCCAAAAGCGATTTCCCTTGCCTGGAATTGAAGGAGCCCGTTCCACGGATCAAAATGAAGTCTGAGAATCTTCTCCGGAGTCCGCCTCGCAACTTCCTCGATTTCGATCCCGCCTTCAGCGCTCGCCATCACAAGCGGAAGTCTTTTTCTCCTGTCAACAAGAATCCCGAGATAGTACTCCTTTGCGATGTCCAGGCTTTCGGCAACAAGAAGCTTCCTAACCGGAAGGCCCTTGATCTGCATGCCCAGAATGGCCGCGGCATTCTCACCGACTTCATCAGGCGTACGCGCGAATTTTATTCCGCCTGCTTTGCCCCTTCCTCCGACAAGCACTTGTGCTTTTAGCACAACCGGAAATCCGATCTTGGCGGCGGCGCTCTTCGCTTCTTCCTTCGAAGAAGCAACAACGCCTTTTGGCACCGGAATACCGGACTTCGCGAAAAGCTCCTTTGCCTGATACTCGTGAATGTTCATTTGTTCACTCCGCTCCTTATCCGTGAGACAAAACCATGAACCACCTCTCTCAGGTCCGGCTTTCCCTTCTCCCTGACGTCGTACCTTGCTCTTACCGACGGTTTCTTGACATTTATCATTCTTCTCAAGTCAATGGGTGTGGCAACGAGCACAGAATCACATGAACAGGAGTTCACCGTCTCCTCAAGATCCTTGATCTGTGATGCAATGTACCCCAAGGCGGGAAGCACAGGCCCGATGTGTGGAAACTTCTTGAAGACCTCTCTTAGCTCGCCCCTGGCGAAGGGCCTCGGATCTACAATCTCGCTGGCCCCTAAGTTCTTCGCTGCGATGTAACCTGCCCCAAACGGCATTTCACCATGAGTAATAGTCGGTCCGTCTTCGATAACAAGAACCCGTTTCCCCTGGATGAGCGAAGGCGAATCAACGCTAATCGGAGATTCGGTCTCAACGAAAATGCAGGTCGGATTCACGGACCTCACGTTCTTTTTGACGGTGGAGATATCCTCTGCCTTCGCAGTATCCACCTTGTTTATTACAACAACATCAGCAAGTCTAACGCTGGTTTCACCTGCATGATATCTCAGCTCATGTCCGGCCCTGTGAGGGTCTGCCACAACAAGCTGAAGCCAGGGTTTGAAGAATGACAAATCATTGTTTCCACCGTCCCACAAGAGAAAGTCAGCCTCCTTCGAGGCTGCGTTCAGGATTTCTCCGTAGGCAACTCCGGCGAAAACCACTACTCCCTTCTCGATGTGAGGTTCGTATTCCTCTCTCTCTTCAATCGTACAGTTATGCCGGTCGAGATCCTCAAATGTCTCAAACCGCTGAACGCCCTGCTTGGTAAGGTCTCCGTACGGCATCGGATGACGCACAACCACCACCTTGTGGCCGTCTTCCCTCAGAATCTCCGCCACCCTTCTTGTGACCGCGCTTTTTCCGCATCCGGTTCTCACGGCAAGCACCGATATGACCGGGACCTTGCTCTCAAGCATTGTCTCAGACGTGCCTATGATTGAAAAGCACGCGCCAAGCGATAAGATAAGCGACGCCTTGTGCATCACGTATTCGTGAGAGACATCGCTGTACGCAAAGACGACCTCCATGACACCGTTATCCTTGACAAGCGATGGAAGTTCTTCCTCCGGGTGAATCGGAATGCCGCGGGGATAGAATCCCCCCGACAAAGAAGGCGGATAGACCCTTTTGTCAATGTGGGGAATCTGGGTCGCAGTGAACGCAACGACTTCGTACTGCTCCTTGTCCTTGAAGAAGAGATTGAAATTGTGGAAATCCCTTCCCCCTGCTCCCATGATGATGACTTTTCTTCTCTCCACGACCATGCTCCCTATTTCTTCACCGGATTCTCGCTCCTCGCCAACCTCTCCCCACGGGGAGAGGATTGAGGTGAGGGGATTTGATGAATTAAGTCGCCACGCCGCCGTCCCCTTGTGCAAAACAGCACCTGAGCAGGAGCCCCTGGCGAATCCCAATCACAAAAAAAGGGCATCCGGCGACAGAATTGCCCCCTCTATCCCCTTGCGAATAGGCCTACCTTTGCCTACCCCAATAGCTTACACATGAACTACGCTACGTGAGAAAATCCGCCTATCGTGCTTCGTAACCTCTGCCGGTCACGACAAGCGGGACATTGCTGTCCCGTTTGTCCTAGTCAATGTTTAGCCAGTCCAAGTGTCAGGGAACAAAAACGCTACCATGAAGCCCACCCTTTGTCAACAACCTGGAAAGAAAATGGAGACAGGGATGGGGGTTCTCAGCTTAACTGCATGTCCGGCGCGAGATTATATCCACAATCGAAGAGGTTGATTTGCCTTTGACCTCGGGGATGATCACGACCTCGCCGCCCGATGCTTCCACGGTGTCCTTGCCTACAACCTCGTCAATTGCGTAGTCGCCGCCTTTCACAAGGACATCCGGAGTGAGAAAATCTATGAGAAGTGCCGGAGTTTCCTCATCAAAAAGACACACGTAGTCGACACTCCTGAGCTCGCAAAGTAAGAAAGCCCTGTCTTCTTCCGGGACGATGGGCCTTCCCTTTCCCTTTATTGCCCTCACAGACTTGTCGGTGTTCAAGCCGATCACGAGGATGTCGCCCAGGGATCTAGCCTTTCTCAAATACTCAATATGGCCCCTGTGAAGAATGTCAAAACATCCGTTTGTGAACACGACCTTCTTGCTATGGAGTTTTGCCCGTTCCCTAATCTCTCTCAACCTGTCTCTGGTCACCACTTCGCCCATTACTCTCTCTTTTCTGCCCGGAACATTTCGGGATCCTACTTTTTCCCGCCGGTGCCTTTCAGATTCTCCGGATTCAGATCTTCCCGGAAGGAGGCGTAAATCTCTTCACGGGTGGTCGCCGCAGTTCCGAGCTCTCTTATCACGAGGCCGGCGGCATGATTTGAGATCTCAGCCGCTTCCCTGAAATCTCCTCCTGCGGAAACAGCAAGCGCGAACGCGGAGACAACCGTGTCGCCGGCTCCTGTCACGTCATAAACATGTCTCGCAACGGTCGGGAAATGAGTCACGCTTCCGTTCTTTTCAAAAAGGGTCATCCCCTTATCTCCCCTCGTGATGAGGACTGCCTCGCATCCGAGTCTCCTCCTCAGGCCGGAGCCGACTTCGCGAAGCGAGGCTTCATCCACTATCTTCTTCCCGAACGCCGTGCTTGCCTCTATCTGATTGGGCGTGATCAGGCTCACGCCTCTGTAACTTGGGAAATGTGATTCCTTGGGGTCAACGAAAACTGGAACTCTCATTTTTCGAGCCAGCAAGAGAAAATTCTTCAACAAAGACGGTGTTATTACTCCTTTCCCGTAGTCGGAAATCACGCAGGCATCAAACCTGCCGATCTCCGAGCGGATCCCGGAAAGAAGCTTCCTTGCGACTTCGGCCTTCGGTCCTTCACGTGTTTCCTGGTCGGCTCTTACGACCTGCTGATTATGTGCGATGATTCTCGTCTTGAGAGTTGTTACCCGCCCCTTCTCAGCCAGTATGCCGGAACTGCTTATCCCCTGCCTGCCGAGCTCTTTAGTGAGAATTCTTCCGTTTAGATCATTCCCGATGACAGTTGCAAGAAAAGGCTTTCCGCCAAGAGAGCGGATATTTTGAGCGACGTTTCCGGCGCCGCCAAGCCGGTAGGATTCCGAGAGAACGTCCACGACGGGTACGGGTGCCTCCGGGGAGATTCTCCATACAGTTCCCCAGAGATACTTATCAAGCATGATATCCCCGAGGACAAGGATTCTCCTTCCCCTCATCCCCTTGAGCAGTTCTTTCAACCTCTTTTCGTTCACAGATGCGACCTTATCACCTGGGCAAAAAACTGTCAACGACTCGCGAGTATCGGAGGGGGGCATCTCCGATTACGCGACGGGGACGGGGTTCCGGAATAGTTGTGAGCCGACATGGTTCTGCAGAATGGCGTTGGAGCGAACCTGATGAGATTCCCGGGGTACTCGTCCCCCGGAAAGGGAAAAACGAGGATAGTCACTATCTTTCAAGGAAGGGGAAAATTGGATGAAAAGTGGTGACTGTCCCTATTTTCCTTGAGTATCATACACAGCTGGATTGACTTTGCTGAGGGGATCCCTTGCCATTGAAACAGTTCCCGAGAGGAATGACAGGTTGAACTCCTGGCCGCTCGTAGTCTATCTGGACATCTTCATTGCCATCTGCGCCGTTTCCTGGGCTGCGCCCCTCATCCGCCTGGCCGATGCCCCGTCTCTCGCCATTGCCTTCTTCAGAATGATGTTTGCCTCCCTCCTTCTGCTGGTCCCAACGCTTGTCAAGGAAAGGTCAACCCTCATTTCTCTCAAGAGCCGGGACTGGCTCATTCTCCTGGCATCCGGTTTTTTCCTGGCCCTGCATTTCGCAGCATGGATTTCATCACTGGCTTTCACCAGTGTGGCGAGCTCGGTAGTAATTCTGGCAACTCAACCCGTATTCGCTGCCCTACTTGGATTCCTCATCCTGAAGGATAAGATAGCCTTGATGTCTGTCTGGGGAATGGCCTTCGCAATTGCCGGCAGTGTTGCCATCGGGGCGGGGGATTTCTCCGGCGGCGCGAGACTTTTGTTCGGTGACTTGCTCTCCTTGTCAGGGGCGGCATTCGTTTCCGGATATCTCTTGATAGGCCGCTCTCTCAGGAAGAGCATGCCGCTTCTGGCCTATGTCTTCCCGGTTTATCTGTTCGCTGCCCTCATCCTCGGCCTAATCTGTTTCGTAACAAGGACCAGACTCGGCCCATTCCCTGCCCAAACCTGGGCTTACATTTTCCTCCTGGCACTCATTCCCCAGGTAGTCGGTCACACCCTTTTCAACTGGGCTCTGAAACACATTAGGGCGTACGTGGTAGCAGTGGCAGCACTGGGCGAACCTA includes:
- a CDS encoding DMT family transporter, which gives rise to MLRGSLAIETVPERNDRLNSWPLVVYLDIFIAICAVSWAAPLIRLADAPSLAIAFFRMMFASLLLLVPTLVKERSTLISLKSRDWLILLASGFFLALHFAAWISSLAFTSVASSVVILATQPVFAALLGFLILKDKIALMSVWGMAFAIAGSVAIGAGDFSGGARLLFGDLLSLSGAAFVSGYLLIGRSLRKSMPLLAYVFPVYLFAALILGLICFVTRTRLGPFPAQTWAYIFLLALIPQVVGHTLFNWALKHIRAYVVAVAALGEPIGASILAALLFHEIPGPVIYLGGMLILVGIFLVGIFLVVYKE